The DNA segment ATAGTTATACAAATTTTTATTTTTAATTATTTAAAATTATCATTAATACCAAATCATGAATATTTTAGATGCCGTGAGTGGTAGTCAAACGCCTCCGGGACATGTTTCGTTGGATGCTTCATCTCGTGACTGCTTCACGGTGACGCACTCTAAGGATTAGAAGCAACGACTATACGTAAAAGAGTTACAGCCCAGAGTAGAGAGAAGTTGTAAGTTAGGAAGACGTAAAAGCTTTAACTCTTTAACGAGGATTGAGTAAGTTATCTTCTAAAATTTTGTTTAGACTAATTAACATAATTAACAACTAAATTATTTCCATATTTACTCCTAAATTCCTAATATCTTGAAAATCTTTATCTTTCGTTAATGATACTTCGTTATTTACAATAGATAGCCCAAGAAAGTTTTTAGTTACGCTCCTTCCCAGCGTTCCTCTGGGGCTGAGTCCTTTTTCATGTTAATAGAAAACTTTTTATATTCGTTTATAATGCGTTTGTCGATAAAAAGATGATCTCTCACGCCGATGTGGGCTATGCCCAAAAGGGTGGGAGGGATTATAGAGAGATGTGAGTCCCGTGCCGTTGGGCTCTAAGGAGTCCCATGACCCACCTAAAAGGTGGTTGAGGGCTAAGTCCCTACACTTGATCATGATTGAAGATAAAATGAGTGAAATGAAAGTGTAGGGACAAACGGTAGTCCTGTGAGCCACCCGAATCGATGAGCCCATTGGGAGGTCAGATGGCAATTGTATAAACTCCTCGTAAAAATCTTTTAATCGACACTGGCGTGAATTTTCTATAAATACTTTTTAATTCTCTATACTTAAAACTAGTTTACTTAATGAAAATTTTAGCAAAACAATAAGAACTTTTTTTATCTTTAATGTTCTCTTACTTCTATTTAACACTTTTAGTTTTACTCCAAACGATTAAAAAAGTATAAAATAATCAACGTAAAAGTGATAATTTTTTATCAATTATATAAGCAATTCTTATATACAGTTTATGAATAGAGAAGTTCATGTCTAGGCAAACTGAAACTTCGTCAGGTGTAAAATTAAAAAGAGAACTACGTTTGATAGACTTATATTTTGCAGGTTTAACTGCAGTAATAGGTTCAGGATGGATATTTGGAAGCTTAGAAACAGCGTCAGCAGCAGGACCTGCAGCAATACTTAGTTGGATATTTGGAGGAATCTTCATTCTAATAATTGCTTTAGTTTGGGCTGAAGTAGGTACATCAATACCGGTAGCTGGAGGAGCAGTTAGGTATGCAAAATACTCTCACGGAGGCTTAGCTGCATCGATAATTAGTTGGAGCGTAATATTAACTTATATCGCAGTCCCTGCTGCCGAGGCAGTTGCAGTGGTTGAAGTTTTGCAAGGAGCTTTAAGTTTATACGGAATAACTTCGGTAACCTTATGCTCTTCAGAATTCCCAACAGCTGAAGGGCTTGGAGTAGCGTTAGCATTGTCTGCCCTCTTCTTTTTCATTAATTACATTGGAATATCCGCACTGAGGGCAAGCAACTTTGCAATAACTTCTTGGAAATTAATTATTCCTTCCCTCACTGTTATATCCATACTTATAGTAGGAGTTCCAAAGTTTGCTTCAAACTTTACTACACCGTCATTTGCACCTTACGGATTCTTACCAGTTTTCTCCGCAATCCCTGCAACAGGGGTAGCCTTCGCATACTTGGGTTTCAGACAACCAATAGAAATGGCTGCAGAAGCTAAAATGCCGGGAAGAGATATTTGGAGGGCAATATTAGCAGTTGTAGGAACTTCGATAGTACTTTACACTATGTTACAAGTAGTGTTTATAGGGGGTTTTGCGTGGAACTCTTCAGCTTTCGGAACTACCGGAGTCTCTCCTGGAGATTGGTCTGCATTAACTTCATCGCCTCAGCCTCCAATTTATTCCTTCCCATTCTTCTATGAAGTTGCGGGCCTAGGTTTAGGAGCTTTAGCAATCTTGTTGGCAATTGACGGCGTAGTCAGTCCAAGCGGTACTTTAAGCCAATACATGGCCTCAACTGCGAGAGTTTTATACGGAACTTCTAAAGAGGGCTTCCTCTCTGATAAGTTCTTCGAAGTTCATGGTAAATACAGAGTTCCAGTTTGGGGTTTAATTGCAACAATGATAGTGACAATAGTGCTGTTAGTAATGGCTTTCGCTGGTACTTTAGTTTCTTCAGTTGGAGGTGCATGGAGTGCATTAGTTTCAATTATAACTACTACTGGAGTATTTTCCTATATTATAGGCTCAGTATTCCTTCCACTTAGTAGGAAATATGCACCGGATCTACCTAGGCCTTTCAAATTACCAGCACATCAAGCATTCTCTCTTGCTGCTTTCGTGATTTCAGCATTATTAGTTTACTGGGGTGCAGGAGCTTTAATAGCACCGCCTTCCGATCCATATGGAGGTTACATTTTAATAGGTGTAATGCTAGCAGGAGCATTAACTTACTTAACATATAAGGATAAAAAGCCGTGCGACCTTAAGGCTGGATTGTGGGTGATCGCTTTCCTAATTTTTACTGGAGTATTAGTAGCTTTAGGCTGTTACGGCTTTGGAGTAATTCCTAGCTCACCATTGCCCTTTGCCTGGATAATCGATATAATAGCTTCAATTGGATTTTACTTATGGGCAATTAACTCTGCAGTACCAGAATGTCACGTAAAGGTCAACATTGGCAAAGGAATAGAAGCAAGTAAAAACGAGAGCGAATAAAGATCTCACGCACAGTCTTACGCTAAACCGCTAGTGTCTCCTCCCTTATTGAGAAGCGTAATTTTTAATCAATTCTTTTTTTTTAAGCTGTTAAAAGATATTAAGAGTTAAGTAAAATGCTAAAACTTCACTGGTTTTACTTCCTGTATCTTCAAATAGAAGAAGGAAGCAATTGCCCTCAATGACGCAACTATAAGCATCATAATCTTAATTGCTAAAAATATGCCCAAAAATTCTAATTCTTCAACTCCAAAAGCTCCTATACTTGATCCTATTATGTCTCCAAGTCCGCTCACAGCATTATATAAACCAATTCCCTTCCTCACATCCTTTGAATTATCGTAAATGTAAGATAAGTAAGCAGTAGAATTAATGGACGAAGTAAATCCGGCAACTACGTTAGCTAAGTAAATCTCATAAACAGAAGTAGACAAAGCGTAAGCTAAAGGAAAAACCGATAAAGCCAACCTACCTAAGAACATCATTAACCTCCTATTCTTATCCACAAGCTCTCCTATCTTCCTCTGCAACAAAAGGGTAGAAAAATTGGCAATGAGGTTAATTATTGCAATGTTCTCAAAGTCCATGTTAAACAAGTAAACTTGCGCAAGGGGAAACAGAGGCCAAGCCATAGACCAAACTACGTCAAATAAGAAAGTTATAATCAAGAACTTACTTAACTCCTTATTTAAGGAAAGCCCCTTTAAAGGCTCCTTTGAATAATCAACGTCAAACTCTAGTGAGATTAATGAGCTAAGAATGAAAAGCGAACCGCTTATGAGGAAGAAATACCTCACCTCATTAAATTCCTTGTTTACTATAAAACCCGTGATAAGCGTAGCTATTATTCCTCCTATGACGGAGTAAAAGGAGTACTGAGCCAGGATTTTTCCTCTGGAAGTATTGCTTACTCTCTCCATAATTAAATACCAACCGTAGGCAGAAATACCTAGAGAAGCCTCCAAGATAACGTAAATTACTACGAAAAACACTCCAAAGGGGATAAAAGATAAGGAAATCCAAAGGAGTCCTGCAGCAAGAGTTCCGTAAAAGGTTATTATTTTCCCTCTGAGGTTAAAGAACCCCATTACGAACTGTATAAATGAAGGTAATGCTGAACCTGCAGAAGAAACTATAGCTAAGTTCTCTCCAGAAATCCCAAATGCTGCGGAAACGAATGAAATAAAAGGTTGAGAAAGGTTTAGTGCAAAATTCCTTATCATGATATAAGTCCTTAAAGGCTTCATCACATAATCCAATACTTTGAGAATTTAAGGTTATCTAACAAGAAGATGGACTACACGGAAATTACAAGATAATAGAAACGTGACATTCATTTACTAATGAGACATTCTTAAAATTTAAAGGCTTTACAAAAAATGGGGGTCAAAGGGAGGAAAGGGGGATGGATAGCCCAAGACGTTGATGACGCTACTCCCCAGCTCGAGTGAGGGGCAATCAGTATGAAAGTCCCCTCAAATGGTTCTCTGAGCTCGAATCGATGAGCCCCCTGGGAGGGAACCCTTCCAGTCAGTGCTTCAAACATATATTCACGAATATATATTCGGGAATATAAGAATATTTAGTGCAGTTTAAAGAGGGAGTAAGCTAAAATTATTTCCTAACTAGTAGAAAATTACAAGTATATCAGTATTCATAGCTAAGACCATTAAAGTGTGCCCAACTATTTTGAGTAAAACGTGGGGATTTTTGTTAACTTGATAACACTCTTATAAGAGTTATTAAATACGTCGAATTTGATGATGATCTATGAAAAGTTTCAAATGTAATAACACAAAGAAACTAAAACTTCTGTAGCTAGATTTTCGTGAATCATTTTTTATCTGACATTTTATTCACGAGCATTAAATATTGTCTCATTACCTCTTTCCCTTTTTCAGTTATTTCTATAAAAGTTCTTGGGCCTAAGGCTGTAAACTTTTTAGTCATCCTTATATATCCACCCTCCTCTAGAACTTGCAAATGAGTGTAAAGGGAACTTTTGGGTATGTTAAGAATTTTTAGTAACTGAGAGAAATTTATTGATTCTAAGCCAAATAGAGCGAGGAGAATGCCCAACCTAATTGAGTTGTTCAACGCAGGGTCGCTGAGTATCTCCATTAACTTCTTTAAATCATCACTCACCTTCAATTACCTCCATGAAAGACGCATACGATGCATAAATCCAAGATAGAGTGAAGGGGATCCACATTATTTTAGTGAGACAGATATTTAACGTAACACAAATTCCAACGCTTACAATATAAGCGATGAAAGTCATCATTACTAACAAGTCGTAATAGTGGAAATCATGGAATGACTTTTTGAGGCAGAAATAAACGAAAAAGGAATAATTAATTCCAAGGATAGCAAATCCAGCTAAAGCCAAGTAAGGGTAGTTAAACTCATAGCCTATGAATATCATAGCCGTAGGGATTGACCATACTGCGGTGTAAATAATGTCGGAATACTTATTATATTTTTTAATCCCATAAACTCTTTCTACTATTTTTGAAAAATCTGAAAAAATTTTAAAATTATAATATAAATATCCAAAAAGAGCTATTGGGTAATTCAAGAAGGGATATCTAGTGTTAATAAGGTATAATGCGAAAGAAACTATTGGAAAAGTAGACCAGAGTAAATAATACTTTGCAAGCGTTAGCCTAAATTCTCCCTTAATGATTTTTTCTGCAACCTCCCTAGACTCCTTTACTATGTCCTTCTCCATCCTTATACCTCCAATAGGTTGTACAACCTTTCTAAACTACCTATCATGTCCATCTTATATCCTTTATCCCCTCTAACTAACGACACCTTCTTCCCATTAATTTCTAAGGTAAGCAGAGCTGATGGGTCTTCACCCATAACTACTGAGGATGAGAGCAAGTCGCTAACGGTTATTGGCCCAAACACTTTCCCCTCGAGTATAATGAAAGCCTTATAGTCGCTAAATTGCCTCGCAATATCAACTTCGTGAGTAACTATAATCCCCTCCTTACCATGTTCTTTCAACCAATTCACCACAATTTTCCTCTTTGCAACGTCTACGTTCTCGAAAGGCTCATCAATTAGAATTACCTTAGGATCTGTAGCTAAGGCTATGAGAGTCCTAACTATAACGCTCTGCCCTGCCGATAGTTGGTAAATCTTCTTTTTCGTTTTTATTCCCAACTTCTCAAGTTCTGCCTTTACGTCAATCTTTAGCCCTTTTAACTCGCCGTAAATCTCTATTATGTCATCTATTGTCAATCCTATGGAGAAGGCTTGGGGCAAATTTGTTGCAACCTCGTTGTAGTTCTTAACGTTTCTTACTTCCATCCCGTCAATCTTTATACTCCCCTTGTACGGAATGATTCCCGCAATGGCACTAAGTAGTGTTGACTTGCCAGAGCCATTAGGGCCTAAAAGTAACACTTTTTCTCCATCTACCTTCATGTTTACTCCTTTTATTACTTCCCTATCGTAATATACGTGGACGTCATTAAGCTCTATCATACTATTCTCGCCTCCTCTAGACTCTTATAATATAACCTCCTGAAGAGTAACATCGACGCGAAGGAAAGGACTATAGACCAACCTATCGCTGAAATTATTACGTAATCTACGTTAAGGGTGGGCCCTTTAAAGTCGTTAAAGTTTAGCGGGATGCTCCCTGTAAAGAAGCTCTGCACTCCTAAAACTTGAATAGAAAGGAATGGGCTGTAATAAACTAAGTTACCCAGGTTTATGTTTGTATAAGATAAACCGAAGAGGTAAGCTAAGACTAAGGGAATGTATGAGATGGCCTCCCTCAGCCTCCTTGTAGTAACTATTGTAAGCTCCTCTAAAAGCAGGGATAAAGGTAAATAAAATACTCCAGCAAGTATTGCGTCGAGGAAGAATAAGCCCCAGTTCTTGGGAGCTATTGTTTCTCCAAAGTGGTAGGAGAAGAGCGAAATTACTCCTAAGCCCATTATTATACTTACAATTATTGTCGTTACTAACATTGTGAAGTAAAGGGAAAATAGATAGTATTTAGGTGTTAATTTCGAAAACCTCATAAAGTATGGTAGACTGCCGGACTGATAATATATCATAAATGCTATGGAAGTTGCAAATGATGAAGTTGATAACAAAGCTATTATGCCGTACCAACTTGCGGTATAGTAAACTGCTGATGATTTAGGAACGCTGGCAGACTCGATGAAAGCCCCCATTACTATCCAGAAGAACATGAAAGCTATCCCCCAACCTAAGGCATAGGGGTTAGTTAACAACCTTTTTGTGAGGATTAAAGGCAACTTTACGTGTTCATATTTTTACTGCTTGTCTTTTATAATGTGAAGAAAGTTCGTGGTTTTGAACTACTATGAAATGATGTCAGCATTGAAAGAATTTTTGAAAGTATGGTTTTGAACTACTGAAAAGGGAAAGAGAGAAGCCTCAGATTTTTCTATATTGAAGCGAAGTAATCTGCGACTTATAGGCTGACTACTTGGATGCCTCACATTTCTTTTTCTCTCGTTATTTAGAATTTCTAGGATTTTTCTTGTTAGAAAAACGTTCCTTAAAAGGTTGGAAATCCTCGTTTGTCATCACTTCCCGTAAACCTCCTCAACGTCAATCTCGAGCTTTAGCTATTGCCTCCCAATCTTCCTTACTTAATTTCCACCCCATTGCTCCAGCATTCTCTTCCAAATGTTTTATATTACTAGCTTTGACTATTGGAACCATAACATCAATGGATATATACCAATTTAGAGCAACTTGAATTGGTGTTTTATTGTACTTTTTAGCAATTTTATCCAGTATCTTAATTTCCGATATTCTTCCTTTTTCTAACGGTGTATAGGAAAAATACGCAATCCCGTTCTTTTTAGCATACTCCAGAGTATCTTCATCACTTCTATCCAACAAGCTGTAATGGTTTTCAATTGCGGTGATTTCGTTCTTTTTAAGGCATTCGTTGGCCTTTTGTATTCCTTCTGGTTTAAAGTTACTAAGCCCAATGAACTTTACGATTCCGTCTTCCACTAGTTTTTCAAATGCACTCATCGTCTCACATATTGGTACCGAGGAGGAAGGCCAGTGAAGTAAGTAAAGGTCTATGAAAGTGCCGAGCCTTGAACTACTTGCCTTTGCTGATTTTATTACGTCGTCATACTTTGCGTGGTTAGGCCAAACTTTAGTTATTATAAAGACGTCGTCCCTCTTGAAGTCCTTTATTGCCTTGCCCACTAGTTCTTCAGCATGCCCTCCACCGTACATTTCTGCAGTATCAATAGTTGTAATTCCGAGTTCTATAGCCTTCTTTATTGCGCTCACGTCTTTTTCGTCGTTCTCATAACTGGGAGTCCAGAAACCTCCGCCCATCTTCCAAGTTCCTAAGGCTAGATCAGAAATTGTGAAGTGCTTAAACTTTTTCATAAGGTATTGTAGTATTAGAATTAAAAAACGCTATCTTTTCCCACTCTTCTATTCCGCCTTTAACGACAAAGAAAATAGGGTTAGTTTCTATTATTTTAACCTGGAGTAGTTCAGCGTACATTTTAGGGTTTCTAATTTTCAACTTCTCTAATAAGTGATGGAATTCATAATTTATTTGTCCCTCTGTTACCGGCATCCTTAAGGTTAGATCATATTTGACTATCTTATCCTTATTAAAGGAATAACCTCTCCTCACTCCCTCCATGTAAACGTAGTAAAGGTAAGTTCCTAAATAAAGGACAGGATCGCTAGTTCTCTTGAACCTTATTAACTGAGGGTGGTTTTTATATCCTCTCGTTTCTCCTAGCAGAACTTTCTGAGCAAGTAAGCCTTCTCTCCACAAGCCTAAAAGACCTCGAGTGTCAAGGTACTTTGGATGAATTGACCAAAGTCTCATGATCTTTTATTATACTACCTAATTAAAAATTACTGTTAAAATTTATTGAAAAATAGGACTAGAGGAAGAGCCTTAAGCTGTAAAGAAAGTCTTTTGCACAGTAGCAACTATAGAATTTAAGCCATCATATTCAGATAAAAATTTTTAATCAGTCCCTACACCGTTCTTCACAGTTCAGAAATGAATGCATCATCACTCGTTTACGAATTTAAGGAGGAACTACACGAGGAAATTGTGGAAAGTAGATTAAATAGATTTCTAGTACAAACAAAGAGCGGAAAGCTTTGCCACTTACACGACCCGGGGAGGCTAAAGGAGTTAATTTACCCTGGGAATAAAATCCTCGTGAGGCAAGTGGAAAAGGGGAAAAGGAAGACCTCCTGTCAAGTCACCGCAGCTTGGGATGGGAGGTGGGTCATTACTGACTCCAGTATACACAACGCTATTGCTAGAAAATTCTTACCTGGGGCGAGGCAGGAAGTAAAACTTGGGAAGAGCAGGATAGATTTCTTCTACGATAACACTTACGTTGAGGTGAAGGGCTGTACCCTAGTCAATGACGGGGTGGCACTCTTTCCAGACGCACCAACTGAGAGAGGTAGAAAGCACTTGGAAGAGTTAATAAGAGCAATGGAGAGAGGGATGAGGGCTAAGCTCCTAGTTCTAGTAATGAGGGACGACGCAGTCTGCTTTTCCCCAAACGCTGAAACTGATAGAAAATTTGCTGAAACTTTTTACCTAGCGTTGACCAAGGGCTTAGAAGTTGAAGTTAAGGAGTTTAAACTTGAAGGAAATAAGGTATACTACGTTAGGGATATTCCACTATGCGGTAAAGGTTAAAAGAAAGTAGTGAAGAGAAAAAATTAGATGATAAAAGTAGGTACTTGCGGTTTTACTAATAAGCACTTCAAATATTTTAACGTATTAGAAGTTCAACAAACCTTTTATGACGTGGTTAGTGAAACAACGCTAAGCAGATGGAGGAAGATGGCGGAGGAAAATGGCGTAGAGCTAACGTTAAAGGCACTGCAAGTAATAACTCACGAATATAACACGTCTACTTATAAGAGAATGAAGAAATTCCAAGGAAATAAGGAGAACTTTGGGTCCTTTAAGGAAACTAAGGAAGTTGAGGAGGCTACTGAAATAACGTTAAAGGAAGCCAAGGAATTGAACGCTAGGATCATAGTTTTTCAATCTCCTGCATCTTTTAAGCCTTCGGAGGAAAACGTGAAAAGGCTGATAGACTATTTCTCAACTTTAGAGAAGGGCTTTATTTATGCTTGGGAACCTAGAGGCTCTTGGTACGATAATGAGAGCCTTTTGAAGGAAGTTTTAGAAAGAACAGGGGTAGTTCATGTAGTCGATCCATTTAGGCATAACTCCTTAACTCAAATGAAGTATTATAGACTACACGGAATAGGAAAAGGAGAAGTTAATTATTCATATAAATTTACTGATGAAGATTTGCAGAAATTGAAAGACATTGTTAAAGCTAGTTCTTCTACTACATACGTTCTATTTAATAATATATATTCCTTTGATGACGCGTTAAGGTTTAAGAAAATGCTAGGATGAGATTGGCGTAACTTCTCACGGGCTTAAAAGATCATACACCGTTAGAGGGAAACATCACTACCTTTTGAGCAATCTCCAACAGAAACTGAAGCAGTCACACAGTCATCGGTTGAGAGATTATCATAATAGTAATAGAAAATACACATGATGTAATACTACCTACTATTATATAAATAAAAAGTGTAACTATCCAAAACGGTATTTAGCTTTGGGAGGGAACCTTTCAGGAGGAAGTCAGTACTGTAGTATTGAAGCTTATTTCCTCACCATTATTAAAGAATATTTCAACCATAACCT comes from the Acidianus infernus genome and includes:
- a CDS encoding APC family permease, whose product is MSRQTETSSGVKLKRELRLIDLYFAGLTAVIGSGWIFGSLETASAAGPAAILSWIFGGIFILIIALVWAEVGTSIPVAGGAVRYAKYSHGGLAASIISWSVILTYIAVPAAEAVAVVEVLQGALSLYGITSVTLCSSEFPTAEGLGVALALSALFFFINYIGISALRASNFAITSWKLIIPSLTVISILIVGVPKFASNFTTPSFAPYGFLPVFSAIPATGVAFAYLGFRQPIEMAAEAKMPGRDIWRAILAVVGTSIVLYTMLQVVFIGGFAWNSSAFGTTGVSPGDWSALTSSPQPPIYSFPFFYEVAGLGLGALAILLAIDGVVSPSGTLSQYMASTARVLYGTSKEGFLSDKFFEVHGKYRVPVWGLIATMIVTIVLLVMAFAGTLVSSVGGAWSALVSIITTTGVFSYIIGSVFLPLSRKYAPDLPRPFKLPAHQAFSLAAFVISALLVYWGAGALIAPPSDPYGGYILIGVMLAGALTYLTYKDKKPCDLKAGLWVIAFLIFTGVLVALGCYGFGVIPSSPLPFAWIIDIIASIGFYLWAINSAVPECHVKVNIGKGIEASKNESE
- a CDS encoding MFS transporter, coding for MKPLRTYIMIRNFALNLSQPFISFVSAAFGISGENLAIVSSAGSALPSFIQFVMGFFNLRGKIITFYGTLAAGLLWISLSFIPFGVFFVVIYVILEASLGISAYGWYLIMERVSNTSRGKILAQYSFYSVIGGIIATLITGFIVNKEFNEVRYFFLISGSLFILSSLISLEFDVDYSKEPLKGLSLNKELSKFLIITFLFDVVWSMAWPLFPLAQVYLFNMDFENIAIINLIANFSTLLLQRKIGELVDKNRRLMMFLGRLALSVFPLAYALSTSVYEIYLANVVAGFTSSINSTAYLSYIYDNSKDVRKGIGLYNAVSGLGDIIGSSIGAFGVEELEFLGIFLAIKIMMLIVASLRAIASFFYLKIQEVKPVKF
- a CDS encoding transcriptional regulator, with product MSDDLKKLMEILSDPALNNSIRLGILLALFGLESINFSQLLKILNIPKSSLYTHLQVLEEGGYIRMTKKFTALGPRTFIEITEKGKEVMRQYLMLVNKMSDKK
- a CDS encoding ATP-binding cassette domain-containing protein — its product is MIELNDVHVYYDREVIKGVNMKVDGEKVLLLGPNGSGKSTLLSAIAGIIPYKGSIKIDGMEVRNVKNYNEVATNLPQAFSIGLTIDDIIEIYGELKGLKIDVKAELEKLGIKTKKKIYQLSAGQSVIVRTLIALATDPKVILIDEPFENVDVAKRKIVVNWLKEHGKEGIIVTHEVDIARQFSDYKAFIILEGKVFGPITVSDLLSSSVVMGEDPSALLTLEINGKKVSLVRGDKGYKMDMIGSLERLYNLLEV
- a CDS encoding aldo/keto reductase yields the protein MKKFKHFTISDLALGTWKMGGGFWTPSYENDEKDVSAIKKAIELGITTIDTAEMYGGGHAEELVGKAIKDFKRDDVFIITKVWPNHAKYDDVIKSAKASSSRLGTFIDLYLLHWPSSSVPICETMSAFEKLVEDGIVKFIGLSNFKPEGIQKANECLKKNEITAIENHYSLLDRSDEDTLEYAKKNGIAYFSYTPLEKGRISEIKILDKIAKKYNKTPIQVALNWYISIDVMVPIVKASNIKHLEENAGAMGWKLSKEDWEAIAKARD
- a CDS encoding pyrimidine dimer DNA glycosylase/endonuclease V, with protein sequence MRLWSIHPKYLDTRGLLGLWREGLLAQKVLLGETRGYKNHPQLIRFKRTSDPVLYLGTYLYYVYMEGVRRGYSFNKDKIVKYDLTLRMPVTEGQINYEFHHLLEKLKIRNPKMYAELLQVKIIETNPIFFVVKGGIEEWEKIAFFNSNTTIPYEKV
- the sfsA gene encoding DNA/RNA nuclease SfsA — translated: MNASSLVYEFKEELHEEIVESRLNRFLVQTKSGKLCHLHDPGRLKELIYPGNKILVRQVEKGKRKTSCQVTAAWDGRWVITDSSIHNAIARKFLPGARQEVKLGKSRIDFFYDNTYVEVKGCTLVNDGVALFPDAPTERGRKHLEELIRAMERGMRAKLLVLVMRDDAVCFSPNAETDRKFAETFYLALTKGLEVEVKEFKLEGNKVYYVRDIPLCGKG
- a CDS encoding DUF72 domain-containing protein, with the translated sequence MIKVGTCGFTNKHFKYFNVLEVQQTFYDVVSETTLSRWRKMAEENGVELTLKALQVITHEYNTSTYKRMKKFQGNKENFGSFKETKEVEEATEITLKEAKELNARIIVFQSPASFKPSEENVKRLIDYFSTLEKGFIYAWEPRGSWYDNESLLKEVLERTGVVHVVDPFRHNSLTQMKYYRLHGIGKGEVNYSYKFTDEDLQKLKDIVKASSSTTYVLFNNIYSFDDALRFKKMLG